In Malaclemys terrapin pileata isolate rMalTer1 chromosome 10, rMalTer1.hap1, whole genome shotgun sequence, the following are encoded in one genomic region:
- the RAI1 gene encoding retinoic acid-induced protein 1 gives MQSFRERCGFHGNQQNYQQTSQDTSRLENYRHQSQAGPNCERQRLVAKEYYSQQQLPYPGYENSAVEKYHRGNKQLPGQQLQGRPAFSNYAVQENSPYPARYSGEESLQTWGAQQQSLAGGVAKYEENLMKKSPAPAGSRQYHEQTAQLPFRTHSLHLQQQPPPPQPPALTYPKLQRQKIQNDVSSPMSFSQTGHFTQHSQSQFPASSTYSSVPGGSQAAHSYKSCTAPSSQQHERPLGGAANLASGQRVQNLHGYQANRISYDQQQQPQQQQQQQPLQGRHHAQETLHYQNLAKYQHYNQPGQTYCQTDAPVRTPEQYYQTFSPSSSHSPARSVGRSPSYSSTPSPLMPNLENFQYSQQSLSTGSFPAGITDHSHFMPLLNPSPTDGTSPDAQSGNCKNLQKEKIPENLLSDLSLQSLTALTSQVENISNTVQQLLLSKSAVPQKKGIKNPPRTPEQLKGQHCSPESSTYSAEQVGTPLSDPLSTPQSVHAEAQDADYLSGSEDQLERNFLYCSQSRSPARVNSNSKAKPESVSTCSVTSPDDMSTKSDDSFQSIHANLPLETFTKYMTNERECPRLLLSALSQEELASEIIVLQDAINEKADKAWANSPALNKDPAKSPFHIENHRTCLDSMVKSTWSNQGDSGTHTEPLKLDKASGGNNSKDFSEEVYENAQVEFTTTETKNALKVTSSMAYNSKPNIPAATSSSGAASYSCYSNTTANSVGSDNAMEHFDWPDESISESCLRWKELGPCLQSSDLSKDLFHSKLAGSCKEKKNACCMDICDGEQPAKNEQAEDFSQQQMGEEEEDTLTYDEATKADSERWLEDTRHCCSGGDFSEIPMISSPDLKESDLEPEEYSSLCELASSEQKSVIYDTSPPKPPENAAVLSSKDVPVSAEETVSAVEKENSVPSSRLSGQSVILLGPAVGTETKVKSWFESSLPHIKPEEDTTVGESVLQEKTETETTLLVKVKKQMLPENLLVKSESISRGKTLRSKRVHSRLSEGEESSKPVPSLFKDIQAAGMVANPCVGPDGEMETTSKNTHGQTPRFPAEGLPARMCTRSFTALSEPRTPAPLEGLNVLAHQEKLGKKSVCGMKQRVAFKARKRTGRPTPKVVQNPSDPTSLLVPNLVQNEDFIGQKAKGLEPQDAEVKDQRSMILRSRTKTQEVYTKRRREKRTAEVRLKNCKTPKKLLSNNHLPPTFKITPPGGPHKEGKVGKRMKLPKSGPGMGSKMSERPLHSLKRKSTFVSPIPTKKRNLVLRSSSTKEEKPEASPNLFKRMPSTKKARAKLPTKSSCEAALTPPPAKEPPNVCIKITSRAAFQGAMKTKVLPPRKGRGLKLEAIVQKITSPNLKKFACKTAAATATAHSNPLSPAGAEKERALKNASVTPAVGEAGPLNQGMAQKAPAASVAEQLCRNSNNRSLKGKLMNSKKLSSDCFKGEAYSSPETVQYNSSSMAAKSISLLPKKRNRKGKAAAFSVAKNPLDRRAHLAPALLLTARERAGAGDALGNGEDGQRDGKKPKTEDKDFAKNEPPEGRSSQTQTRAQKQRANHSNYNGYSKRQRKRHTRSKAKNVASRCKSRAKRRRQQQAPLLNPTEPEIRLKYISCKRLRTDSRAPPFSPYVRVEKHNEFTTTCTVINSAGEEARLHKEQQPSSSAQALLPGGASLQPKAALPLSSTMHLGPVVSKALNAACLVCCLCRNPANYKDLGDLCGPYYPEHCLPKKKSRLKEKIKVEGPSEEAPVPSPAERTLKTTDNNCTTSTISGKLPRLDSAADSAKQSALRSSSRGMFRKLQSCYCCDERTEGEEAAEKPRRHECNKAESPSQESVGDTQEHWVHEACAIWTAGVYLVAGKLYGLQEAIKVATEVRCSSCQQAGATVGCCHKGCVQTYHYACAIDTGCLLTEENFSLKCPKHKRQPL, from the exons ATGCAGTCCTTTCGAGAAAGGTGTGGTTTCCATGGCAACCAGCAGAACTACCAGCAGACTTCACAAGATACATCACGCCTGGAGAATTACAGGCATCAAAGTCAGGCAGGGCCGAACTGCGAGCGTCAGAGGCTGGTGGCGAAAGAGTACTACAGTCAGCAGCAGCTGCCTTACCCAGGGTACGAGAACAGCGCCGTGGAGAAATATCACAGGGGAAATAAGCAAttgcccggccagcagctgcaaGGCCGGCCGGCCTTTTCGAATTATGCAGTCCAAGAGAACAGCCCGTACCCGGCCCGCTATTCTGGGGAGGAGAGCCTGCAGACCTGGGGAGCTCAGCAGCAATCCTTAGCCGGAGGAGTGGCAAAATATGAGGAAAACTTGATGAAAAAGAGCCCGGCTCCCGCCGGCAGCAGGCAGTACCACGAGCAAACGGCTCAGCTTCCATTCCGAACGCATTCcttgcacctgcagcagcagccgccgccgccacaGCCACCTGCCTTGACGTATCCCAAGCTGCAAAGGCAGAAAATCCAAAATGACGTCTCCTCACCCATGTCCTTTTCCCAGACCGGCCACTTTACCCagcactcccagtcccagttccCAGCATCTTCGACGTACTCCTCCGTCCCAGGAGGGAGCCAGGCAGCTCACTCCTATAAAAGCTGCACCGCGCCCTCCAGCCAACAGCACGAGCGGCCTCTTGGAGGTGCTGCTAACCTAGCGTCTGGGCAGCGAGTACAGAACCTGCATGGCTATCAGGCAAACCGAATTAGCTACGACCAGCAACAGCAACcacaacagcaacagcagcagcagcccttgCAAGGAAGGCATCATGCCCAGGAAACGCTTCACTATCAAAACCTAGCAAAGTACCAACATTATAACCAGCCAGGCCAGACCTATTGCCAGACTGATGCTCCAGTGAGGACCCCAGAGCAATATTACCAGACATTTAGTCCTAGCTCAAGTCATTCTCCAGCTCGTTCTGTTGGTAGATCTCCATCCTATAGctccactccatctcctctgATGCCAAACCTGGAGAATTTCCAATACAGCCAGCAATCTCTCAGCACAGGGTCTTTCCCTGCCGGCATCACTGACCACAGCCATTTCATGCCTTTATTGAATCCTTCTCCAACAGATGGGACAAGTCCAGATGCTCAGTCTGGGAACTGCAAAAACTTGCAGAAGGAGAAGATCCCTGAAAATCTTCTGTCCGATCTCAGTTTGCAAAGTCTAACTGCGCTCACCTCACAAGTCGAGAATATTTCCAACACTGTCCAGCAGCTTCTCCTTTCAAAATCAGCTGTGCCCCAGAAAAAAGGCATCAAAAACCCTCCTAGGACACCAGAACAGCTAAAAGGCCAACACTGCAGTCCAGAGAGTAGCACATACTCTGCCGAGCAGGTAGGGACCCCCCTGTCGGACCCTCTTAGCACCCCTCAGTCAGTACATGCTGAAGCTCAGGATGCCGATTATCTGAGCGGGTCTGAAGATCAACTAGAGAGAAATTTCCTTTATTGCAGCCAAAGCCGCAGTCCAGCGAGGGTCAACAGCAACTCCAAGGCCAAGCCCGAGTCGGTCTCTACCTGCTCGGTGACTTCTCCAGACGACATGTCCACAAAGTCCGATGATTCTTTCCAGAGTATTCATGCGAACCTGCCCTTGGAAACATTCACCAAGTACATGACCAATGAAAGGGAGTGCCCGAGGCTGCTCCTGAGTGCGCTATCTCAGGAGGAACTGGCTTCCGAAATCATTGTGCTACAGGATGCTATCAACGAGAAGGCAGACAAAGCCTGGGCCAACTCCCCCGCTTTAAACAAAGACCCCGCGAAATCCCCTTTCCATATAGAAAATCACAGAACGTGTCTGGACTCAATGGTTAAGAGCACCTGGTCCAACCAAGGCGACTCGGGTACCCACACCGAACCCCTGAAATTAGACAAAGCCTCTGGGGGAAACAACAGTAAGGATTTCAGCGAAGAGGTTTATGAGAATGCCCAGGTGGAGTTTACAACAACTGAAACAAAGAATGCTCTTAAAGTCACCAGTTCCATGGCATATAATTCCAAACCCAATATCCCAGCTGCTACTTCGAGTTCTGGGGCCGCCAGTTACAGCTGCTATTCAAACACCACGGCCAACTCAGTGGGTTCCGACAATGCCATGGAGCATTTTGACTGGCCAGATGAAAGCATCAGTGAATCATGCCTGAGGTGGAAGGAGCTTGGGCCATGCCTACAATCGTCAGATCTTTCCAAGGATTTGTTCCACAGCAAATTGGCCGGGTcttgcaaagagaaaaaaaatgcctGCTGCATGGATATATGTGACGGCGAACAGCCAGCCAAGAATGAACAAGCTGAGGACTTCAGCCAGCAGCagatgggggaggaagaggaagacactTTGACGTATGATGAGGCCACCAAAGCAGATAGTGAGAGGTGGCTGGAGGATACCAGGCACTGCTGTTCAGGTGGGGACTTCAGTGAAATCCCGATGATATCATCTCCAGATCtgaaggagtctgatttggaACCAGAAGAATATTCATCTCTGTGTGAGCTGGCTAGTTCAGAGCAGAAATCTGTGATCTACGATACATCCCCACCTAAACCTCCTGAGAATGCTGCAGTGCTCTCCTCCAAGGATGTGCCGGTATCAGCAGAAGAAACTGTAAGCGCAGTGGAGAAAGAAAATTCAGTTCCCTCCTCTCGTTTGTCTGGACAGTCTGTTATCCTCTTAGGTCCGGCAGTCGGCACTGAAACCAAGGTGAAAAGTTGGTTTGAATCTTCCCTGCCTCACATAAAACCTGAGGAGGACACAACGGTAGGTGAAAGCGTCCTCCAGGAGAAGACAGAGACCGAAACGACCTTGTTGGTCAAGGTAAAGAAGCAAATGCTACCGGAAAATTTGCTGGTAAAATCAGAATCAATCTCAAGGGGCAAGACTCTTCGCAGCAAGAGGGTCCATTCCAGGTTGTCAGAAGGAGAGGAATCCAGCAAACCAGTACCAAGCCTGTTCAAAGACATCCAGGCAGCTGGCATGGTGGCCAATCCATGTGTAGGGCCAGATGGTGAGATGGAAACAACAAGCAAAAATACCCATGGCCAGACTCCTAGGTTTCCAGCTGAAGGCTTGCCAGCTCGGATGTGTACCCGCTCTTTCACTGCCTTGAGTGAACCCAGGACGCCAGCCCCACTGGAAGGACTGAATGTGTTGGCCCATCAAGAAAAGTTAGGGAAGAAATCAGTTTGTGGCATGAAGCAAAGAGTTGCTTTCAAAGCCAGGAAACGCACCGGAAGACCGACCCCAAAAGTTGTCCAAAATCCCAGCGATCCCACTTCTCTCCTGGTCCCAAACTTGGTGCAGAACGAGGACTTTATTGGCCAGAAGGCTAAAGGCCTAGAGCCCCAAGATGCAGAGGTGAAGGACCAGAGATCCATGATCCTGCGATCTAGGACCAAGACACAGGAGGTCTATACgaaaaggagaagggagaagaggaCGGCAGAGGTCAGGCTCAAAAACTGTAAAACACCCAAGAAGCTCCTTTCAAACAACCATCTACCCCCCACCTTCAAGATCACACCCCCAGGGGGGCCACACAAAGAAGGGAAGGTGGGCAAAAGAATGAAACTCCCCAAATCCGGGCCCGGAATGGGCAGCAAAATGTCTGAGCGGCCGCTTCATTCGCTGAAGAGAAAATCCACCTTCGTGTCCCCTATCCCTACCAAAAAGAGAAATTTAGTTTTAcggagcagcagcacaaaagaggAGAAGCCCGAAGCCTCCCCCAATCTCTTTAAAAGGATGCCGTCAACCAAAAAGGCGAGAGCTAAACTGCCCACAAAGAGCTCCTGCGAAGCGGCCTTGACGCCCCCTCCAGCTAAAGAACCCCCCAACGTCTGTATTAAAATCACCTCTCGGGCAGCATTTCAGGGGGCCATGAAGACAAAAGTGCTGCCCCCGAGGAAAGGCAGGGGCCTCAAGCTGGAGGCCATTGTGCAGAAGATCACCTCGCCGAATTTAAAGAAGTTTGCATGCAAAACGGCCGCTGCCACCGCTACTGCACACAGTAATCCTCTGAGCCCTGCCGGCGCGGAGAAGGAGCGGGCCTTAAAGAATGCAAGTGTAACCCCAGCGGTGGGAGAAGCGGGGCCATTAAACCAGGGCATGGCACAAAAGGCTCCTGCCGCTTCAGTAGCAGAGCAATTATGCAGAAATTCGAACAACAGATCcttaaaaggaaaactaatgaacaGTAAGAAACTGTCCTCTGACTGTTTCAAGGGTGAGGCCTATTCATCTCCCGAGACAGTGCagtacaacagcagcagcatggctgcaAAGAGCATCAGCCTGCTGCCCAAGAAGAGGAACcgaaaagggaaagcagcagccTTCAGCGTGGCCAAAAACCCATTGGACAGGCGGGCGCATCtcgcccctgctctgctcctgacgGCCAGAGAGCGGGCAGGCGCGGGGGACGCGCTGGGGAACGGGGAAGACGGACAAAGGGACGGGAAGAAGCCAAAGACCGAGGACAAAGACTTTGCCAAGAACGAACCCCCCGAGGGGAGAAGCTCCCAGACCCAAACCCGGGCGCAGAAGCAGCGAGCGAACCACTCCAACTACAACGGCTACTCCAAGAGACAAAGGAAACGGCACACCCGTAGCAAGGCCAAGAACGTGGCCTCCAGGTGTAAAAGCAGGGCgaagcggcggcggcagcagcaggcccCTCTGCTTAACCCCACGGAGCCCGAAATCAGGCTCAAGTACATCTCGTGCAAGCGGCTGCGGACGGACAGCCGAGCGCCGCCCTTCTCCCCCTACGTGCGGGTGGAAAAGCACAACGAGTTCACCACCACCTGCACCGTCATCAACTCAGCCGGGGAGGAGGCCAGGCTCCACAAGGAGCAGCAGCCTTCGTCCTCGGCCCAGGCCCTGCTTCCCGGCggggcctccctgcagcccaaagCGGCGCTGCCTTTATCTTCCACAATGCACCTGGGCCCAGTGGTGTCCAAGGCCCTCAACGCAGCCTGTCTGGTCTGCTGCCTCTGCCGGAACCCAGCCAATTACAAAGACCTTGGGGACCTCTGTGGGCCGTATTACCCGGAGCACTGCCTGCCGAAAAAGAAATCGAGGCTGAAAGAAAAGATTAAAGTGGAGGGGCCAAGCGAAGAGGCTCCCGTGCCTTCGCCGGCAGAGAGAACGCTCAAAACGACAGATAATAATTGTACAACGAGTACAATCAGTGGAAAGCTGCCAAGGCTGGACAGTGCCGCTGACTCAGCGAAACAGAGCGCGCTCCGGTCGAGTTCCAGGGGAATGTTTAGGAAACTACAAAGCTGTTACTGCTGTGATGAGAGGACAGAGGGAGAGGAGGCGGCAGAGAAGCCCAGACGGCACGAGTGCAACAAAGCCGAGTCCCCGTCTCAGGAGTCGGTGGGAGACACGCAGGAGCACTGGGTTCATGAAGCCTGTGCTATATGGACCGCTGGGGTTTACCTGGTTGCAGGGAAGCTGTATGGGCTACAGGAGGCGATAAAGGTGGCTACTGAAGTG agatgctctagttgCCAACAAGCAGGAGCAACCGTTGGGTGCTGCCACAAGGGATGTGTCCAAACCTATCATTACGCATGTGCCATTGACACAG GTTGCTTATTAACTGAAGAGAACTTCTCTCTGAAATGTCCCAAACATAAG AGGCAGCCGTTATAA